A single Populus nigra chromosome 13, ddPopNigr1.1, whole genome shotgun sequence DNA region contains:
- the LOC133670576 gene encoding uncharacterized protein LOC133670576 isoform X2, translating to MAIELCPESSAGVSPRISFSHDLCVPDIVPFEQRLPLRSGSFGNIDFDFCAVRKSFDSSSADELFSDGKILPTEIKKKTASAKQMDSYVPSRQVLQDDVSCNDSLKKDRLKEMKSSSNYEAEDQKQSSKSFWRFKRSSSLNCASGYGRSLCHLPLLSRSYSAGSTPRSKRAPLTKDTNHKQNKQAFFKSSQSSSTKNYQKPPLKKNYGPYGNGVRVSPVLNVPSGNLFGLGSIFFNGKDKKNMKK from the coding sequence ATGGCAATTGAACTCTGTCCAGAAAGTTCCGCTGGTGTTAGTCCAAGAATTTCATTTTCTCATGATCTTTGCGTACCGGATATTGTTCCTTTTGAACAACGCCTCCCTCTTCGATCAGGTTCATTTGGTAACATTGATTTCGACTTCTGCGCCGTCCGAAAGAGTTTCGACTCATCGTCAGCAGACGAGCTTTTCTCTGATGGAAAAATTCTTCCCactgaaatcaagaaaaagactGCTTCTGCTAAACAAATGGATTCGTATGTGCCCTCAAGACAAGTCCTACAAGATGATGTTTCGTGCAATGATAGTCTGAAGAAAGACCGCTTGAAAGAAATGAAGAGTTCGAGTAATTATGAAGCAGAAGATCAAAAGCAAAGTTCAAAATCTTTTTGGAGGTTCAAGAGGAGTAGTAGCTTGAATTGTGCCAGTGGTTATGGAAGGAGTTTGTGTCATTTGCCACTCTTATCGCGAAGCTACTCTGCTGGTTCAACTCCAAGAAGTAAGCGAGCACCATTAACGAAAGACACTAACCATAAGCAGAATAAACAAGCATTTTTCAAGTCATCACAATCCTCGTCTACGAAGAATTACCAGAAGCCTCCGTTGAAGAAGAACTACGGACCTTATGGAAATGGTGTTCGTGTCAGTCCAGTTCTGAATGTTCCATCAGGGAATCTATTTGGTTTAGGTTCAATCTTCTTCAATGGAAAAGATAAGAAGAACATGAAGAAGTGA
- the LOC133671122 gene encoding probable LRR receptor-like serine/threonine-protein kinase At3g47570, with protein MMLPGMSSWILWPIFLQIYLLVSFSFPINGGNETDRLSLLAFKAQITGDPLGKLSSWNESSSFCQWSGVTCGRRHQRVVELDLHSYQLVGSLSPHIGNLSFLRILNLANNSLSLYIPQELGRLFRLEELVLRNNTFDGGIPANISRCANLRILDFSRGNLTGKLPAELGLLSKLQVLTFELNNFVGEIPYSFGNLSAINTIYGSINNLEGSIPNVFGQLKRLKILSLGANNLSGMIPPSIFNLSSLTLLSFPVNQLYGSIPHTLGLTLPNLQVFNIHTNQFDGLIPATFSNASNLLSFQIGSNNFNGKVPPLSSSHDLQVLGVGNNNLGKGENNDLNFVYPLANNMTSLEALDTSDNNFGGVLPEIVSNFSTKLRKMTFARNQIRGSIPTQIGNLINLEALGLETNQLTGMIPSSMGKLQKLSDLFLNGNKISGMIPSSMGNMTSLGRLNMRLNNLEGNIPPSLGNWQKLLSLALSQNNLSGPIPKELVSIPSLSMYLVLSENELTGSLPIEMEKLVNLGYLDVSKNRFSGEIPKSLGSCVSLESLHLEENFLQGPIPNSLTSLRAIQELNLSSNNLTGQIPEFLEDFKLLESLDLSFNDFEGEVPVQGAFQNTSAISIFGNKKLCGGIPQLNLTRCPSSEPTSSKSPTKLNWIIGSVCGFLGVILIISFLLFYCFRKKKDKPAASQPSLETSFPRVAYEDLLGATDGFSSANLIGEGSFGSVFKGILGPDKIVVAVKVLNLLRKGASKSFMAECEALKNIRHRNLVKLLTTCSSIDFQGNDFKALVYEFMVNGNLEEWLHPVQTSDEANEPKALDLMHRLNIAIHMASALNYLHHDCQMPIIHCDLKPSNILLDTNMTAHVGDFGLARFHSEASNQTNSVGLKGTIGYAAPEYGIGGKVSTYGDVYSYGILLLEMFTGKRPVDGMFKDGLNLHSYAKMALPDRIVEVVDPLLVREIRSVDSSDEMDLYHVGSHEIFACLMTIIKMGVACSVELPRERMDIGDVVTELNRIKDTLLGTRMRA; from the exons ATGATGCTGCCTGGCATGAGTTCATGGATATTGTGGCCAATCTTCTTGCAAATATATCTACTCGTTTCTTTTTCCTTCCCGATAAATGGAGGAAATGAGACCGACAGACTCTCCCTGCTGGCTTTTAAAGCTCAAATAACAGGTGACCCCCTTGGTAAGCTAAGCTCGTGGAATGAATCGTCGTCCTTCTGCCAGTGGTCAGGTGTTACTTGTGGACGCCGCCATCAAAGGGTTGTGGAGCTTGACCTACACTCTTACCAGCTAGTGGGCAGCCTATCTCCCCACATAGGCAACTTGAGTTTCCTCAGGATATTAAACTTGGCAAATAATAGCTTAAGCCTTTATATCCCTCAAGAGTTAGGTCGTTTGTTTCGTCTGGAGGAGTTGGTCCTCAGGAACAACACGTTCGATGGTGGAATCCCTGCCAACATCTCGCGTTGTGCAAACCTCCGAATCCTTGATTTCAGTAGAGGCAATTTGACAGGCAAACTTCCTGCCGAACTTGGGTTATTATCAAAGTTGCAGGTACTGACTTTCGAACTCAATAATTTTGTTGGCGAGATACCGTATTCTTTTGGAAATCTGTCAGCTATCAATACAATTTATGGGTCCATAAATAATTTGGAAGGAAGTATTCCGAATGTTTTTGGACAACTGAAACGATTAAAAATACTCTCGCTTGGTGCAAATAATCTGTCTGGCATGATTCCTCCTTCTATATTCAATCTCTCTTCTCTTACTCTACTATCTTTCCCAGTTAACCAGCTTTATGGGAGTATTCCTCATACCTTAGGCCTAACTCTTCCAAACCTTCAAGTGTTTAATATCCACACTAACCAATTCGATGGACTAATTCCGGCAACTTTCTCTAATGCCTCAAATCtcctttcttttcaaattgGAAGTAACAACTTCAATGGAAAAGTTCCACCACTGTCAAGCTCACATGATTTGCAAGTTTTGGGTGTTGGTAATAATAATCTGGGAAAAGGTGAAAATAATGACTTGAATTTCGTCTATCCTTTAGCAAATAACATGACTAGTTTGGAGGCTTTGGATACAAGTGATAACAATTTTGGAGGGGTGCTTCCTGAAATAGTAAGCAACTTCTCCACAAAGCTAAGGAAGATGACATTTGCGAGGAATCAAATCCGTGGGAGCATTCCAACCCAAATTGGAAACCTCATCAACTTGGAGGCTTTAGGGTTGGAAACAAATCAATTGACTGGCATGATACCAAGTTCTATGGGGAAACTACAGAAGCTGAGTGATCTATTTCTCAATGGAAACAAAATCTCTGGGATGATCCCATCTTCAATGGGGAACATGACTTCTTTAGGGAGACTTAACATGAGACTCAATAATTTAGAGGGAAACATTCCACCAAGTCTGGGAAATTGGCAGAAGTTATTGTCCTTGGCTCTCTCGCAAAATAATTTGAGTGGTCCCATTCCAAAAGAACTAGTTAGTATTCCATCCTTATCAATGTACTTAGTACTATCGGAGAATGAGCTGACAGGGTCTCTTCCGATAGAAATGGAAAAGTTGGTGAATCTTGGATATCTGGACGTTTCTAAAAACAGGTTTTCTGGAGAAATTCCTAAAAGTCTTGGTAGTTGTGTGAGTTTGGAAAGTTTGCATTTGGAGGAAAACTTTTTGCAAGGGCCAATCCCTAACTCTTTGACTTCTTTGAGAGCAATTCAAGAACTTAATCTCTCCTCCAACAACCTGACAGGCCAAATTCCTGAGTTCTTGGAGGACTTTAAGTTATTGGAGAGTCTGGATCTGTCTTTTAATGACTTTGAAGGTGAGGTGCCAGTCCAAGGAGCCTTTCAGAATACAAGTGCAATTTCTATTTTCGGAAACAAGAAGCTTTGTGGAGGAATACCCCAGTTAAATCTGACCAGATGCCCATCCAGTGAGCCAACGAGTTCGAAATCTCCCACCAAGTTGAATTGGATAATCGGAAGTGTTTGTGGCTTTCTGGGAGTGATCTTGATCATCTCTTTCTTGCTTTTCTATTGCTtcagaaagaagaaagataagCCTGCTGCTTCTCAACCTTCATTGGAGACCTCATTTCCTAGAGTAGCCTATGAAGATCTCCTCGGGGCAACTGATGGGTTCTCTTCAGCAAATTTAATTGGTGAAGGTAGTTTTGGGTCTGTCTTCAAAGGAATTCTCGGACCAGATAAAATAGTCGTTGCAGTGAAAGTTCTCAACCTTCTCCGTAAAGGAGCCTCCAAAAGTTTTATGGCAGAATGTGAAGCTTTGAAGAACATCAGGCATCGGAATCTTGTCAAGTTATTGACTACATGTTCTAGCATTGATTTCCAAGGTAATGATTTTAAAGCTCTAGTTTACGAGTTCATGGTCAATGGAAATCTAGAAGAGTGGTTGCATCCAGTTCAAACATCAGACGAGGCAAACGAGCCAAAAGCTTTGGATCTCATGCATAGGTTAAACATTGCAATTCATATGGCTAGCGCACTGAACTATTTGCATCACGATTGTCAAATGCCTATCATTCATTGCGATTTGAAGCCGAGCAATATTCTTCTAGACACTAACATGACTGCTCATGTTGGAGACTTTGGATTAGCGAGGTTCCATTCAGAAGCTTCAAATCAAACAAACTCTGTTGGTTTGAAAGGCACAATCGGCTACGCAGCCCCAG AATATGGTATCGGAGGCAAGGTGTCCACTTACGGTGATGTGTACAGCTATGGCATCCTATTGTTGGAGATGTTTACAGGAAAGAGGCCTGTAGATGGCATGTTCAAAGATGGGCTGAACCTTCACAGCTATGCTAAAATGGCACTGCCAGACCGCATTGTCGAAGTCGTGGATCCGTTACTTGTGAGAGAAATCAGAAGCGTCGATTCCTCTGATGAAATGGACCTGTACCATGTTGGATCTCACGAAATCTTTGCATGTTTGATGACAATTATCAAGATGGGAGTTGCTTGTTCAGTAGAACTTCCAAGAGAGAGGATGGACATTGGCGATGTTGTGACTGAACTGAATCGAATCAAAGACACTCTTCTTGGAACTAGGATGCGCGCATAG
- the LOC133670576 gene encoding uncharacterized protein LOC133670576 isoform X1: MVNQEMAIELCPESSAGVSPRISFSHDLCVPDIVPFEQRLPLRSGSFGNIDFDFCAVRKSFDSSSADELFSDGKILPTEIKKKTASAKQMDSYVPSRQVLQDDVSCNDSLKKDRLKEMKSSSNYEAEDQKQSSKSFWRFKRSSSLNCASGYGRSLCHLPLLSRSYSAGSTPRSKRAPLTKDTNHKQNKQAFFKSSQSSSTKNYQKPPLKKNYGPYGNGVRVSPVLNVPSGNLFGLGSIFFNGKDKKNMKK, translated from the exons AT GGTAAATCAAGAAATGGCAATTGAACTCTGTCCAGAAAGTTCCGCTGGTGTTAGTCCAAGAATTTCATTTTCTCATGATCTTTGCGTACCGGATATTGTTCCTTTTGAACAACGCCTCCCTCTTCGATCAGGTTCATTTGGTAACATTGATTTCGACTTCTGCGCCGTCCGAAAGAGTTTCGACTCATCGTCAGCAGACGAGCTTTTCTCTGATGGAAAAATTCTTCCCactgaaatcaagaaaaagactGCTTCTGCTAAACAAATGGATTCGTATGTGCCCTCAAGACAAGTCCTACAAGATGATGTTTCGTGCAATGATAGTCTGAAGAAAGACCGCTTGAAAGAAATGAAGAGTTCGAGTAATTATGAAGCAGAAGATCAAAAGCAAAGTTCAAAATCTTTTTGGAGGTTCAAGAGGAGTAGTAGCTTGAATTGTGCCAGTGGTTATGGAAGGAGTTTGTGTCATTTGCCACTCTTATCGCGAAGCTACTCTGCTGGTTCAACTCCAAGAAGTAAGCGAGCACCATTAACGAAAGACACTAACCATAAGCAGAATAAACAAGCATTTTTCAAGTCATCACAATCCTCGTCTACGAAGAATTACCAGAAGCCTCCGTTGAAGAAGAACTACGGACCTTATGGAAATGGTGTTCGTGTCAGTCCAGTTCTGAATGTTCCATCAGGGAATCTATTTGGTTTAGGTTCAATCTTCTTCAATGGAAAAGATAAGAAGAACATGAAGAAGTGA